Proteins encoded together in one Lathyrus oleraceus cultivar Zhongwan6 chromosome 5, CAAS_Psat_ZW6_1.0, whole genome shotgun sequence window:
- the LOC127081094 gene encoding altered inheritance of mitochondria protein 3-like, with translation MRFTTVEMHQSDRVKLQFGMHQDIPGPPMSMEPWHLKKVSHQWYAQNWKEFAKEFRKMWKDRAHYVLQFPVAPNEMKPTREYVEWYRANTNPEMIVSDPFYLDDPRMQQPYFQQQQPPQYSQQQQPPPYYQQQQPPQPFYQQQPPPPYYQQQPPPPYYQQQQPQHMSTPQANQQYIPQTQSQYHEDYQQQTQHSHHHQQSQHLPQYQSPYFHQSQQFQHGNFPSSSSPPPSPDTGIQEDYQQDYYTPQQTLHFGQPDSTLNYQRPQFEGAPSSSQFVPPRQSFEGAEGTRLSYSTEGTSTEPQRQAARGRVRARGGNREAPPPREPSRRVTRPPPCGSYKGPHHM, from the coding sequence atgcggttcaccactgtggagatgcaccaaagtgaccgtgtcaagcttcaattcggaatgcatcaagacatcccaggccccccaatgtccatggaaccttggcatctaaaaaaagtcagccaccagtggtatgcccaaaattggaaggaatttgctaaggagtttcgaaaaatgtggaaagaccgtgcccactatgttctacaatttccggtggcgcccaacgaaatgaagccgacaagggaatatgtggaatggtatagagcaaataccaatccagaaatgattgtgtctgacccgttctatttggacgatccccggatgcaacagccatatttccaacaacaacaaccaccacagtattcccaacaacaacaaccaccaccttattaccaacaacaacaaccaccacaaccattttaccaacaacaaccaccaccaccttattaccaacaacaaccaccaccaccatattaccaacaacaacaaccacaacacatgtccaccccccaagcaaatcaacaatacataccacaaactcaatcccaataccatgaagactaccaacaacaaactcaacattcccaccaccatcaacagtcccaacacctaccacaatatcaatccccctacttccaccaatcccaacaaTTCCAACACGGCAATTTCCcaagctcttccagtcctccacctagccccgacacgggtatacaagaggactaccaacaggactactacacaccacaacaaacattgcactttggccaacccgattcaaccctaaactaccaaagaccacaattcgagggcgcacccagcagtagtcagtttgtcccaccgagacaaagcttcgagggcgcagaggggacccgtctttcctacagcactgaagggacttcgaccgAACCACAACGGCAAGCGGCAAGGGGGCGCGTTAGggcaaggggtggtaatagggaagcaccaccaccacgtgaaccgtctaggcgagtaactagacctcccccgtgcggatcgtacaagggaccgcatcatatgtga